AGGAGCTGCGCGCCACGATCGGGCAGGGCACCCCCGCACCCGCCTCCCCGGCTCCGCAGGCGGAGGCTGCGCCTGCGGATCCGGCTCCGGCGCGCCGTCCCGGCCAGGAGGAAGGCGAAGACCTCTCACAGGAGGACTTCTTCGACGACAAGCCGTCACCCGCTCCCCCGCCCCCGCCCGAGGACCACCAGGACGACGACTTCCTCGGCCTCGACGAGGAGGACCGGTGAGCGCGGGCAGCTACTCGGTCGATCCCGCCGCGCTGACCAGGTACTCCGGCGAACTCGACGCCAACCGGGCCGCGGTCGCGCAGGTCACCGGCAAGGTCGGCCAGGCCGATGTGGGCGACAAGTCGTGGGGCCTGGTCGGGTTGTTCGTCAAGCACCAGTACACCGAGCTGCTGACCGATCTGAAGGACCTGCTCAAGGACATGGAGAACGGTCTCGGCTCCGCCTCGGCCAAGATCGCGGACGCCGCCCGGGCGTACCGGGAGGCGGACGACACCCACCGGCGTGCCCTGGCCGAGATCGCCGAGCAACTGGACGACGTCATCGTGCGTGATCTGAATGGCTGAGGGGGAAGTCGTGGCGGACCCGCTGGGCGCCATCGAGATCGAGCCCGAAAAGACCTACGGCGAGAAGTTCGCCGAGGCGCTGCCGGTCGCCGGCGCCGCGATCAAGACGTTCGACAGCGCCGCGAAGACGTTCGAGGACGGCAACTTCCAGTTCGCCGAAATCCGCAACGTGGCCGCGGAGGGCGGCAACTTCATCCAGTCCTGCATGGACGTCAAGGAGATCGCCACCGACCCGATCGGGTGGCTCGTCGGTGAGGGCCTGGACTTCCTGGTGTCGGTGTGCGGACCGCTGCAGGACGCGATCCACTTCGTGAGCGGCGACGGCGAAGAGCTGTCCCGGGCCGCGGACAACTTCAACTCGATCGCCGAGGGACTCGAGCAATTCGGTTCGCTGTTCGCCGACCAGGCGGAGACCGCGTTGTCCGGCTGGGAAGGCCAGGCGGCGAACACGGCCGCGGACAAGCTGGGGCAGTTCGCGGGCGGCGTCGGCGGGGTAGCCGCGCAGGCCGGGAACATCGCCCAGCTGCTGCAGATCTCGAGCATGGTGATGACCGTCGTCGAGGAGTTCGTGAAGGGCCTGCTCACCGAGCTCATCACGTGGCTGGTGATGATCTGGATTCCCGCGCTGGCCTCGGCGATCGTCACCTGCGGCGCATCCACCGCGGCCGCGGGTGCCGCGACCACCGTCCGGGTCACCCAGGCCGGCGGCCGCGCGACCCGGCAGATCGGCAAGCTCCAGCAGATCCTCGACCGGATCAGGGAGATCCTCGCCGACCTGAAGACCTTCGTCACCGACGTGCGTGGAGTAGCCGGGAGGGCGCTGGACGCGAGGCGCGTGGAGACCGCCGCGCGAGGCGTGGTCGGTGAGCGTCTGCACGACGGGTTCGGCAGGTCCGTGCTGCGCAAGGTGGGCCAGACGTCCGCGGACCAAGTGAAGCTGACCAAGATTCCCGAGCACTTCGACGGTGTGAGCAAGGCCGTCGAGTACGGCGGCGTCGGCGAGAAGTCCACGACCGAGGAGACGAAGCGGGACCTGGACTTCTGACCCCGCCGCGTCCCACCGCCACCAGCCAACTCACCGCCCCCACCGGCAAACACGGTGCCCGCACCGGCAAACACGCCGCCCGGGACGGCAAACACGCCGGCGATCACCGGCACCGGCGTGTTGGCCGCTCCCGGCGGCGTGTTGGCCGCTCCCGGCCGCGTGTTGGCCGCTCCCGGCCGCGTGTTGGCCGCTCCCGGCGGCGTGTTGGCTGGTTCGGGTGGCGTGTTGGCCGTCCGGGGGCCGAGTTGAACACCGGTAGTGCATGATCCGGTACCGATGGTGCGTTTTTTCCACCCGGGGAGGGACCGGATGCCCTACGGCAGCCACGGCGATCTGATCGACCACCTGCAACGCAAACTCGGCGAGGTCGAGCAGCGCAAGCGTGCCGGCGCGCAGCGGATGGCGGCGCTCAGCCAGATGAAGGACCAGCTGAGCGCCCTGTCGGTCACGGTGTCGTCGCCGGACCGGTCCGTCACGGTCGTCGCGGGAGCCGGCGGCGGTGTGCAGTCGGTCCGCGTCAGCCAGGACGCACTGGACGGTAGCGCGATCCAGCTGTCGTCCACGATCACCAGCACCATCCACGAGGCGGTCGCCGCGGCCGCCCGGCAGCAGGCGGCGATCGTTCAGGAGGCGCTCGGCGGGCAGAGCACCGTGCTGGAATCGGTGCTCCAGACGCAGGCCGAGGCGTTCGGCACGACGGTCGCCGATCTCAAGGCGAAGCTGGCCGACGAGCGTCCGGTCGCCCCGCCACGCCCGATCGACCAGGGCGCGGACTTCGCCGAGGAGGACTTCCTCGACGAACGGCCGGAGGAACGCCCCGCTCAACCGGCGCCCCGGCGGGAAGCGGGCGACGAGGACTACATCGACCCGTTCGGGGCCGCGTGATGACCGGCGGGTTCCAGGTCGACGTCGACGCCCTCCGCACGACGGCGGCGCAGGCGAGCGGCCTCACCGGGAAGGTGTCGGAGCTGCAGCAAGCAGCGGCCGAGGCGGACGTGCCGCCGGTGTCGTGGGGCCTGCTCGGTGCACCCGTGCACGCGTTCTACGAGCAGATGCTCAGCCGGCTGAAAGACCACCTGAGGGAGATGTCCGACGGCTACACCTCGATCGGCGCGAAACTGACCGGCGCGGCTGACGCCTACCGCGGGATGGACGACGAGGTGGTGGGCGCGTTCGGCGACCTCGGCGAACAGCTCGAGGAGACCGGCACCGGACCGGAGGTGAACTGACGTGCCCACGAACGCGGAGGCGCTGGCCGAGAACTTCGGCTCCGGCTACGACGCCGAAGAGACCCAGGAGAAGATCGACGACACCGCGCCGGTCAAGCTGTACTCGGGCGCCGCCGACACGATCGAGGCCGGGTTCCGGCTCGGCGAGGACCTGGCGCAGGGCGACGTCCAGGCGCTGGTCTCGGACGCCGGGGACGCGTTCAGCACGGCCACCTCCTTCGTCGACGAGGCCACCGACACCATCGGCGGCATCGTGTCCGACCCGCTGGGCTGGCTCATCTCCAACGGCGTCGGCTTCCTGGTCAGCTGGATCAAACCGCTCGAGGACGCGCTCGAACTCGTCACCGGCGACCCCGACGCCCTGGAGGCCGGTGCGACCGCGTTCAACGAGCTCGGCGCGCAGATCGAGGCGCTGCGCCAGGAGACCGAAGAGCTGCTCACCACCGGTCTCGCCGACTGGCAGGGCGACGGCGCCGACACCGCGAGCAAGCGGCTGAGCGACTTCCGGGACGGTCTGTCCGGCACCGCCGGCGCGACGACGGAACTGGCGACGCTGCTGGCGGTGAGCTCGGCGGTGATGAGCATCGCGAAGGACGTCGTCCTGAGCATCATCAGTGACTTCGTCGAATGGCTGATCGTCACCTGGCTCGCCGCGCTGGCCGCCACGTTCATCACCTTCGGCGGCTCCGAAGCGGCGGCCGCCGCGGCCACCGCCGTCCGCGCCGGGACGGAAACCACGAAGGTGAGCCGCTGGGTGCAGAGGCTCACCACGGTTCTCGACAAGATCAAGAGCCTGATCGACAAGATCAAGGCGTTCCTCGACAGGATCCCGGGGTTCAGAAAGATCGTCGATTCGGTGGGCAAGGCCGCGGACGGGCTGGACACCAAGAAACTCACCGACAAGGTCGGCCGGCAACTGACCGACGGCGTGCTGGCGGACAACCTCGGCGAGGAGGCGGCGACCGCGATCCGGGACCGCGCGAAGGACGCGGCCGGCCACGCGATCGGCCGCGGGCACACGCCCAGTCTGACCAGGGACCTCCGCCAGGCGATCAGCGACACCATCGGCGACCAGGCCGGTGGCAAGCTCACGGACTTCGCCGTCGACGCGGTGAAGGACAAGGTCTACTCGACGAGGGAAACCGGCAGCGACGAGCTCCCGGGCGGCAAGCGAGAGATCCCGGACGTCTCCGGCACGATCGAGAAGACCCAGGACACCGTGGACGAGTTCACCGAAGCCATCGAGCAGGTCGAGTCCCACGGCGACAGCGAGATGCCGGATCGCGACATCAGCGGCAAGCTCGGCTTCTGACCGGAACGCGAACGGGGCCCCAGGCGCATGCCTGGGGCCCCGTCACGTGTGCGAGCTATTCGTCCTCGTCCGGCTTCGCGTGGTCCGGCTTGCCCGGATTGGGGTCGCGGGACAGGTCGATCGCCGGGTGGCGCGGGGCGCCCTCCGGTGCCGCGTGGCGGCCGGTGGCCGGCGCCTCCTGCGGCGTGTGCTCAGCGTTCACAACGCCCTCCTCGTGTCGCTTCGGTGTGAACCCGGGCTCACGCTACCGCTGCGCCCCGGCCCGGACACGACGAAGCCCCCGGCTCCGGTAGCGGAGCCGGGGGCTTCCCGGTTGTCAGCGGAAGTCGCGACCGAAGTCGTAGTCGTCCAGCGGAACGGCCGCACCCGTGCCGGTGCCGAAGACATCCGGGGTGTAGTAGCCGTCGTCGTAGGACGGGATGGCGTACGCCGCCACCCGCGCCTCCTCGGTCGGCTGCACCTGGATGTTGCGGTACCGGTTGATGCCGGTGCCGGCCGGGATCAGCTTACCGATGATCACGTTCTCCTTGAGGCCCACGAGCTTGTCGCTACGGCCGTTGATCGCCGCATCGGTCAGGACCCGCGTGGTCTCCTGGAACGATGCCGCCGACAGCCACGAGTCCGTGGTCAGCGACGCCTTCGTGATACCCATCAGCACCGGACGGCCCGAGGCCGGCTCGCCGCCCTCGGCCACGACCGACCGGTTCGTGCTCTCGAACTTGGTCCGCTCGGGCAGCTCACCCGGCAGGAAGTCCGTCGAACCGGAGTCGATGATCGTCACCCGGCGCAGCATCTGCCGGACGATGACCTCGATGTGCTTGTCGTGGATCGACACACCCTGGGCCCGGTACACCTTCTGGACCTCTTCGACGAGGTGCATCTGCGCCTCGCGCGGGCCCATGACCCGCAGCACCTCGTGCGGGTCCGGGGTGCCCTCGAGCAGCAGCTGGCCGACCGACACGTGGTCACCGTCGTGCAGCGGCCCGGTCGGCGTGTTGGCCAGACGCTGGCGCTTCGACAGCTTGTCGAAGACGATCTCCTCGCCACCGTCGTCCGGGATGAGCGTGATCTTCCAGAACCGCTCGCTCTCCTCGATGCGCACCCGGCCGTCGACGTCCGCGATCGGCGCCTTGCCCTTCGGGACCCGGGCCTCGAACAGCTCGGTGACACGGGGCAGACCGGTCGTGATGTCGTCACCGGCGACACCACCCTGGTGGAAGGTACGCATCGTCAGCTGGGTACCGGGCTCACCGATCGACTGGGCGGCGACGATACCGACGGCCTCACCCACATCGACCAGCTTGCCGGTCGCCATCGAGCGGCCGTAGCACATCGCGCAGACCCCGACGGCCGACTCGCAGGTCAGCACCGAGCGGACCTTGACCTTGGTGATGCCGAACGAGATCAGCTTCTCCATGGCCGGGTCGGACAGGTCGTCGCCCGCGTTGAGCACGACGTTGCCCTGCTCGTCGGTGACGTCCGAGGCGAGCGTCCGGGCGTACACGCTGGTCTCCACGTGCGCGCCGCGCAGCACGGTGCCGTCCGGCTGCTTCTCGCCGATCACCCGGGTCACGCCGCGGCTGGTGCCGCAGTCGGTCTCCCGGACGATGACGTCCTGCGACACGTCCACCAGACGACGGGTCAGGTAACCCGAGTCGGCGGTCCGCAGCGCGGTGTCGGCCAGACCCTTCCGCGCACCGTGGGTGGCGATGAAGTACTCCGCCACCGACAGGCCCTCGCGGAAGTTCGACTTGATCGGGCGCGGGATGTACTCACCCTTCGGGTTCGACACCAGACCACGCATGCCGGCCAGCGACCGCACCTGGGTCATGTTGCCCGCCGCCCCGGACTTCACGATCATCGAGATCGGGTTGTCCTCGGGGAAGGCGTCCTCCATGATCTCCGCGACCTCGTCGGTCGCCTGGGTCCACACCTTGACGAGCTCGTTGTTGCGCTCGGCGTGCGAGAGCTGACCACGCTGGTAGCGCTTCTCCACCTGCGCGGCCTTGGCCTCGTACCGGTCGAGGATCTCCTTCTTCTCCGGCGGCACGATGACGTCGAACATCGACACCGTGACGCCCGAGCGGGTGGCCCAGTAGAAGCCGGCGTCCTTGAGCCGGTCCAGGACCTGCGCGACCTGCGTCATCGAGTACCGCTCGGCGAGATCGTTCACGATCGCCGCCTGGCGCTTCTTCGGCAGCGGCTCGTTGATGAACGGGTAGTCCGCCGGCAGCAGGTCGTTGAACAGCACCCGGCCGAGGGTGGTCTCGGCCAGCCACGGCTGACCGGGCTCCCAGCCCTTCTCCGACAGCTGCGCGAGCTGCTCCTTGTTGGGCTGACGGTCCTTGATGCGGATCTTGATCGGCGCGTGCAGGCCCAGCGTCTTGCGGTCGAAGGCCATGATGGCCTCGGCCGGCGAGCTGAACGCCTGGCCGGCCCCGACCGCGCTCTCGTCGAGACGGGTCAGGTGGAACAGACCGGTGACCATGTCCAGACGCGGCATGGCCAGCGGGCGGCCGGACGCCGGCGACAGGATGTTGTTCGCCGACAGCATCAGGATCCGGGCCTCGGCCTGCGCCTCGGCCGACAGCGGCAGGTGCACCGCCATCTGGTCACCGTCGAAGTCCGCGTTGAACGCCTCGCAGACCAGCGGGTGCAGCTGGATGGCCTTGCCCTCGACCAGCTGCGGCTCGAACGCCTGGATGCCGAGCCGGTGCAGGGTCGGCGCCCGGTTGAGCAGCACCGGGTGACCGGTGATGACCTCTTCCAGCACGTCCCACACCTGCGGACGGGCCCGCTCCACCATCCGCTTCGCGGACTTGATGTTCTGCGCGTGGTTCAGATCGACCAGCCGCTTCATGACGAACGGCTTGAACAGCTCCAGCGCCATGTCCTTGGGCAGACCGCACTGGTGCAGCTTCAGCTGCGGACCGACGATGATGACCGACCGGCCGGAGTAGTCGACGCGCTTGCCGAGCAGGTTCTGGCGGAACCGGCCCTGCTTGCCCTTGAGCAGGTCGGACAGCGACTTCAGCGGGCGGTTGCCCGGGCCGGTGACCGGACGGCCACGGCGGCCGTTGTCGAACAGCGCGTCGACGGCCTCCTGCAGCATCCGCTTCTCGTTGTTGACGATGATCTCGGGCGCGCCGAGGTCGATCAGCCGCTTGAGGCGGTTGTTCCGGTTGATGACCCGGCGGTACAGGTCGTTGAGGTCCGAGGTGGCGAAACGGCCACCGTCGAGCTGCACCATCGGGCGCAGGTCCGGCGGGATCACCGGGACCGCGTCGAGGACCATGCCGCGCGGGTCGTTGCCGGTGGCCTGGAAGGCCGCGACGACCTTGAGCCGCTTCAGCGCGCGGAGCTTCTTCTGCCCCTTGCCGTTGCGGATGGTGTCGCGCAGCTTGTCGGCCTCGGCGTTCACGTCGAACTCGGTGGCCAGCTTCTGGATGGCCTCCGCGCCCATGCCGCCGGTGAAGTACTCGCCGTAGCGGTCGTACAGCTCGCGGTACAGCGTCTCGTCCGCGATCAGCTGCCGCGGCTCGAGCTTGGTGAAGGTCGTCCAGACCTCCTCGAGCCGGTCCAGCTCACGCTGGGCGCGGTCGCGGAGCTGCTTCATCTCGCGCTCGCCGCCCTCCTTGACCTTCCGGCGCACGTCGGACTTGGCGCCTTCGGCCTCAAGCTGGGCGAGGTCGGTCTCGAGCTTCTGCGCGCGCGCCTCGATGTCGGCGTCGCGCTTGGCCTCGATGTTCTTCCGCTCGACGCTGATCTCGTTCTCCAGCGTCGGCAGGTCGTTGTGCCGCAGCTCCGTGTTCACGCCGGTGATCACGTAGGCCGCGAAGTAGATGATCTTCTCGAGGTCCTTGGGCGCCAGGTCGAGCAGGTAGCCCAGGCGCGACGGGACACCCTTGAAGTACCAGATGTGCGTGACCGGGGCGGCCAGCTCGATGTGGCCCATCCGCTCACGGCGCACCTTGGCGCGAGTCACCTCGACACCACAGCGCTCGCAGATGATGCCCTTGAAGCGGACCCGCTTGTACTTGCCGCAGTAGCACTCCCAGTCGCGGGTGGGACCGAAGATCTTCTCGCAGAAGAGCCCGTCCTTCTCCGGCTTCAGGGTGCGGTAGTTGATGGTCTCCGGCTTCTTGACCTCGCCGAAGGACCACTGGCGAATGTCGTCGGCGGTCGCCAGGCCGATCCGGAGCTCATCGAAGAAGTTGACGTCCAGCACGTGGGTGCATCCCCTTTGGGGTTGATTCGGCTAGAGGAAGCGGGGACCCGGGCGGGGCGGTGCGGCCCCGCCCGGGTTCCTACGTCATTGCACGACGTCGTCCACCGAGGGCGACTCGTTGCGGGACAGGTTGATGCCGAGGTTGGCGGCGGCGCGCTCCAGGTCCTCGTCGTCGGAGTCGCGCATCTCGATCGCGGCACCGTCACTGGAGAGGACCTCCACGTTCAGGCACAGCGACTGCAGCTCCTTGAGGAGAACCTTGAACGACTCGGGGATGCCCGGGTCGGGGATGTTCTCGCCCTTGACGATCGCCTCGTACACCTTCACGCGTCCGACCACGTCGTCCGACTTGATCGTCAGCAGCTCCTGCAGCGTGTAGGCCGCGCCGTAGGCCTGCATCGCCCAGCACTCCATCTCACCGAAGCGCTGGCCACCGAACTGCGCCTTACCACCCAGCGGCTGCTGGGTGATCATCGAGTACGGGCCGGTGGAGCGGGCGTGGATCTTGTCGTCCACCAGGTGGTGCAGCTTGAGGATGTACATGTAGCCGACCGCCACCGGGTACGGGAACGGCTCACCGGAGCGGCCGTCGAGCAGCGTCGCCTTGCCGTTCTCCTTGACCATGCGCTCGCCGTCCCGGTTGGGCCGGGTCGACGCGAGCAAGCCGGTGAGCTCCTCTTCCTTGGCGCCGTCGAACACCGGGGTGGCGGTGTTCGTCCCGGGCTCGACGTCGTAGAGCTCCTCGGAGAGGTTGCGCGCCCACTCCGGGTTGCCCTCGATCTTCCAGCCCTGCGAGGCGAGCCAGCCCAGGTGCAGCTCGAGGATCTGGCCGATGTTCATCCGTCGCGGCACACCGTGCGTGTTCAGGATGATGTCGACCGGGGTGCCGTCCTCCATGAACGGCATGTCCTCGACCGGCAGGATCTTGCCGATGACACCCTTGTTGCCGTGCCGGCCGGCGAGCTTGTCGCCCGGCTGGATCTTCCGCTTCTGCGCCACGTACACGCGAACCAGCTCGTTCACGCCCGGGGGCAGCTCGTCGTCCTCCTCGCGGGAGAACACGCGGACACCGATGACCTTGCCGGTCTCGCCGTGCGGCACCTTCAGGGAGGTGTCGCGGACCTCGCGGGCCTTCTCGCCGAAGATCGCGCGGAGCAGGCGCTCCTCCGGGGTCAGCTCGGTCTCGCCCTTCGGCGTGACCTTGCCGACCAGGATGTCGCCGTCGCGGACCTCGGCACCGATGCGCACGATGCCGCGCTCGTCGAGGTCGGCCAGGACCTCCTCGGAGACGTTCGGGATGTCCCGGGTGATCTCCTCGGCGCCGAGCTTGGTGTCGCGGGCGTCGATCTCGTGCTCCTCGATGTGGATCGAGGTGAGCACGTCGTCCTGCACCAGGCGCTCGGAGAGGATGATCGCGTCCTCGTAGTTGTGGCCCTCCCACGGCATGACCGCCACGAGCAGGTTCTTGCCGAGCGCCATCTCGCCCTCGTCCGTGGACGGGCCGTCGGCGATGACCTGACCGGCCTCGACGCGGTCGCCCTCGGACACGATCGGACGGTGGTTGAAGCAGGTGCCGGCGTTGGTGCGGCGGAACTTGTGCAGCCCGTAGCTCTTCCGGGTGCCGTCGTCGTGCATGATCGTCACGAGGTCGGCGGAGAGCTCCTCGACCACACCGGCCTGCTCGGCGACGAGCACGTCACCGGCGTCGACCGCGGCACGCAGCTCCATGCCGGTGCCGACCAGCGGCGACTCGGCGCGCAGCAGCGGCACCGCCTGGCGCTGCATGTTGGCACCCATCAGCGCGCGGTTGGCGTCGTCGTGCTCGAGGAACGGGATCATCGCGGTGGCGACCGACACCATCTGACGCGGCGACACGTCCATGTAGTCGATCTCCAGCGGGTCGAGCAGCTCGACCTCGCCACCCTTCCGGCGGCCCAGCACCTTGTCCTCGGCGAAGTGACCGTCGTCGGTCAGCGGCGCGTTGGCCTGCGCCTTGACGTACCGGTCCTCCTCGTCCGCGGTCAGGTAGTCGACCTGGTCGGTGACCCGGCCCTCGACGACCTTCCGGTACGGGGTCTCGATGAAGCCGAACGGGTTGACCCGCGCGTAGGAGCACAGCGACCCGATCAGGCCGATGTTCGGGCCTTCCGGCGTCTCGATCGGGCACATGCGGCCGTAGTGCGACGGGTGGACGTCACGGACCTCCATGCCGGCGCGCTCACGGGACAGACCGCCCGGGCCCAGCGCGTTCAGGCGGCGCTTGTGGGTCAGGCCCGACAGCGGGTTGTTCTGGTCCATGAACTGCGACAGCTGCGAGGTGCCGAAGAACTCCTTGATCGCCGCCACGACCGGGCGGATGTTGATCAGGGTCTGCGGCGTGATCGCCTCGACGTCCTGCGTGGTCATCCGCTCGCGGACGACGCGCTCCATCCGGGACAGGCCGACCCGGATCTGGTTCTGGATCAGCTCACCGACCGTGCGGATGCGGCGGTTGCCGAAGTGGTCGATGTCGTCGACCTCGACCGGGACCTCGTTCTCACCCTCGCCCATGGTGGTCTCACCCGCGTGCAGGCGGACCAGGTACTCGATGGTGGAGACGATGTCCTCTTCGGTCAGCGTGCCGGTCTCGTACGGCAGGTTCAGGCCCAGCTTCTTGTTGAGCTTGTAGCGGCCCACCTTGGCCAGGTCGTAGCGCTTCTCCTTGAAGAACAGGTTCTCCAGGAGCGTCTGGGCGCTCTCCTTGGTCGGCGGCTCGCCCGGGCGCAGCTTGCGGTAGATGTCGAGCAGCGCCTCGTCGGTGCCGGCGGTGTGGTCCTTCTCGAGCGTGGCGAGCAGGGTCTCCGAGAAGTGGAACCGCTCGCGGATCTGCTCGGTGGTCCACCCGAGGGCCTTCAGCAGCACCGTGACGGGCTGGCGGCGCTTGCGGTCGATGCGGACGCCGACGGTGTCGCGCTTGTCCACGTCGAACTCGAGCCACGCGCCGCGGCTCGGGATGATCTTGACGCTGTAGACGTCCTTGTCGGTCGTCTTGTCGACGCTGGTGTCGAAGTACACGCCGGGCGACCGGACCAGCTGGGACACCACGACACGCTCGGTGCCGTTGATGATGAAGGTGCCCTTTTCGGTCATCACGGGGAAGTCGCCCATGAAGACCGTCTGGCTCTTGATCTCGCCGGTCTCGTTGTTGATGAACTCCGCGGTCACGAAGAGCGGGGCCGCGTAGGTCATGTCCTTGTCCTTGCACTCCTCGACCGAGGCCTTGACCTCGTCGAAGCGCGGGTCGGAGAAGGACAGCGACAACTTGCCGGCGTAGTCCTCGATCGGGGAGATCTCGTTGAGGACCTCTTCGAGGCCGCCGACGGGGTTCTCCTCCCCCTCGTTCACGCGGCGTTCGAACCACTTCTCGTCACCGGT
The sequence above is a segment of the Amycolatopsis viridis genome. Coding sequences within it:
- a CDS encoding WXG100 family type VII secretion target yields the protein MTGGFQVDVDALRTTAAQASGLTGKVSELQQAAAEADVPPVSWGLLGAPVHAFYEQMLSRLKDHLREMSDGYTSIGAKLTGAADAYRGMDDEVVGAFGDLGEQLEETGTGPEVN
- a CDS encoding WXG100 family type VII secretion target — its product is MAEGEVVADPLGAIEIEPEKTYGEKFAEALPVAGAAIKTFDSAAKTFEDGNFQFAEIRNVAAEGGNFIQSCMDVKEIATDPIGWLVGEGLDFLVSVCGPLQDAIHFVSGDGEELSRAADNFNSIAEGLEQFGSLFADQAETALSGWEGQAANTAADKLGQFAGGVGGVAAQAGNIAQLLQISSMVMTVVEEFVKGLLTELITWLVMIWIPALASAIVTCGASTAAAGAATTVRVTQAGGRATRQIGKLQQILDRIREILADLKTFVTDVRGVAGRALDARRVETAARGVVGERLHDGFGRSVLRKVGQTSADQVKLTKIPEHFDGVSKAVEYGGVGEKSTTEETKRDLDF
- a CDS encoding WXG100 family type VII secretion target, whose translation is MPTNAEALAENFGSGYDAEETQEKIDDTAPVKLYSGAADTIEAGFRLGEDLAQGDVQALVSDAGDAFSTATSFVDEATDTIGGIVSDPLGWLISNGVGFLVSWIKPLEDALELVTGDPDALEAGATAFNELGAQIEALRQETEELLTTGLADWQGDGADTASKRLSDFRDGLSGTAGATTELATLLAVSSAVMSIAKDVVLSIISDFVEWLIVTWLAALAATFITFGGSEAAAAAATAVRAGTETTKVSRWVQRLTTVLDKIKSLIDKIKAFLDRIPGFRKIVDSVGKAADGLDTKKLTDKVGRQLTDGVLADNLGEEAATAIRDRAKDAAGHAIGRGHTPSLTRDLRQAISDTIGDQAGGKLTDFAVDAVKDKVYSTRETGSDELPGGKREIPDVSGTIEKTQDTVDEFTEAIEQVESHGDSEMPDRDISGKLGF
- a CDS encoding DNA-directed RNA polymerase subunit beta'; its protein translation is MLDVNFFDELRIGLATADDIRQWSFGEVKKPETINYRTLKPEKDGLFCEKIFGPTRDWECYCGKYKRVRFKGIICERCGVEVTRAKVRRERMGHIELAAPVTHIWYFKGVPSRLGYLLDLAPKDLEKIIYFAAYVITGVNTELRHNDLPTLENEISVERKNIEAKRDADIEARAQKLETDLAQLEAEGAKSDVRRKVKEGGEREMKQLRDRAQRELDRLEEVWTTFTKLEPRQLIADETLYRELYDRYGEYFTGGMGAEAIQKLATEFDVNAEADKLRDTIRNGKGQKKLRALKRLKVVAAFQATGNDPRGMVLDAVPVIPPDLRPMVQLDGGRFATSDLNDLYRRVINRNNRLKRLIDLGAPEIIVNNEKRMLQEAVDALFDNGRRGRPVTGPGNRPLKSLSDLLKGKQGRFRQNLLGKRVDYSGRSVIIVGPQLKLHQCGLPKDMALELFKPFVMKRLVDLNHAQNIKSAKRMVERARPQVWDVLEEVITGHPVLLNRAPTLHRLGIQAFEPQLVEGKAIQLHPLVCEAFNADFDGDQMAVHLPLSAEAQAEARILMLSANNILSPASGRPLAMPRLDMVTGLFHLTRLDESAVGAGQAFSSPAEAIMAFDRKTLGLHAPIKIRIKDRQPNKEQLAQLSEKGWEPGQPWLAETTLGRVLFNDLLPADYPFINEPLPKKRQAAIVNDLAERYSMTQVAQVLDRLKDAGFYWATRSGVTVSMFDVIVPPEKKEILDRYEAKAAQVEKRYQRGQLSHAERNNELVKVWTQATDEVAEIMEDAFPEDNPISMIVKSGAAGNMTQVRSLAGMRGLVSNPKGEYIPRPIKSNFREGLSVAEYFIATHGARKGLADTALRTADSGYLTRRLVDVSQDVIVRETDCGTSRGVTRVIGEKQPDGTVLRGAHVETSVYARTLASDVTDEQGNVVLNAGDDLSDPAMEKLISFGITKVKVRSVLTCESAVGVCAMCYGRSMATGKLVDVGEAVGIVAAQSIGEPGTQLTMRTFHQGGVAGDDITTGLPRVTELFEARVPKGKAPIADVDGRVRIEESERFWKITLIPDDGGEEIVFDKLSKRQRLANTPTGPLHDGDHVSVGQLLLEGTPDPHEVLRVMGPREAQMHLVEEVQKVYRAQGVSIHDKHIEVIVRQMLRRVTIIDSGSTDFLPGELPERTKFESTNRSVVAEGGEPASGRPVLMGITKASLTTDSWLSAASFQETTRVLTDAAINGRSDKLVGLKENVIIGKLIPAGTGINRYRNIQVQPTEEARVAAYAIPSYDDGYYTPDVFGTGTGAAVPLDDYDFGRDFR
- a CDS encoding YbaB/EbfC family nucleoid-associated protein, with the translated sequence MPYGSHGDLIDHLQRKLGEVEQRKRAGAQRMAALSQMKDQLSALSVTVSSPDRSVTVVAGAGGGVQSVRVSQDALDGSAIQLSSTITSTIHEAVAAAARQQAAIVQEALGGQSTVLESVLQTQAEAFGTTVADLKAKLADERPVAPPRPIDQGADFAEEDFLDERPEERPAQPAPRREAGDEDYIDPFGAA
- the rpoB gene encoding DNA-directed RNA polymerase subunit beta, which codes for MAVSPANQATAATTSAVTEPNPTGIPGAPKRVSFAKIREPLPTPNLLDVQIQSFQWFTGDEKWFERRVNEGEENPVGGLEEVLNEISPIEDYAGKLSLSFSDPRFDEVKASVEECKDKDMTYAAPLFVTAEFINNETGEIKSQTVFMGDFPVMTEKGTFIINGTERVVVSQLVRSPGVYFDTSVDKTTDKDVYSVKIIPSRGAWLEFDVDKRDTVGVRIDRKRRQPVTVLLKALGWTTEQIRERFHFSETLLATLEKDHTAGTDEALLDIYRKLRPGEPPTKESAQTLLENLFFKEKRYDLAKVGRYKLNKKLGLNLPYETGTLTEEDIVSTIEYLVRLHAGETTMGEGENEVPVEVDDIDHFGNRRIRTVGELIQNQIRVGLSRMERVVRERMTTQDVEAITPQTLINIRPVVAAIKEFFGTSQLSQFMDQNNPLSGLTHKRRLNALGPGGLSRERAGMEVRDVHPSHYGRMCPIETPEGPNIGLIGSLCSYARVNPFGFIETPYRKVVEGRVTDQVDYLTADEEDRYVKAQANAPLTDDGHFAEDKVLGRRKGGEVELLDPLEIDYMDVSPRQMVSVATAMIPFLEHDDANRALMGANMQRQAVPLLRAESPLVGTGMELRAAVDAGDVLVAEQAGVVEELSADLVTIMHDDGTRKSYGLHKFRRTNAGTCFNHRPIVSEGDRVEAGQVIADGPSTDEGEMALGKNLLVAVMPWEGHNYEDAIILSERLVQDDVLTSIHIEEHEIDARDTKLGAEEITRDIPNVSEEVLADLDERGIVRIGAEVRDGDILVGKVTPKGETELTPEERLLRAIFGEKAREVRDTSLKVPHGETGKVIGVRVFSREEDDELPPGVNELVRVYVAQKRKIQPGDKLAGRHGNKGVIGKILPVEDMPFMEDGTPVDIILNTHGVPRRMNIGQILELHLGWLASQGWKIEGNPEWARNLSEELYDVEPGTNTATPVFDGAKEEELTGLLASTRPNRDGERMVKENGKATLLDGRSGEPFPYPVAVGYMYILKLHHLVDDKIHARSTGPYSMITQQPLGGKAQFGGQRFGEMECWAMQAYGAAYTLQELLTIKSDDVVGRVKVYEAIVKGENIPDPGIPESFKVLLKELQSLCLNVEVLSSDGAAIEMRDSDDEDLERAAANLGINLSRNESPSVDDVVQ